In a single window of the Ancylobacter polymorphus genome:
- the glmM gene encoding phosphoglucosamine mutase gives MARTLFGTDGIRGRANGIITAELALRVGMAAGLVFQRGDHRHRVVIGKDTRLSGYMIENALVAGFTAVGMDVLLLGPMPTPAVAMLTHSMRADLGVMISASHNPYDDNGIKLFGPDGYKLSDELETRIEALISGDMGGMLAQPANMGRAKRIESVHARYIEFAKRTLPRNQSFDGLRVVVDCANGAAYRVAPEALWELGCEVITIGDEPDGFNINRDVGSTAPEALAAKVREVRADIGIALDGDADRVLIVDEKGRLVDGDQLMAVVAESFQEDGRLSRDGIVATVMSNLGLERHLADRGLSLARTPVGDRHVLEHMRSHGFNVGGEQSGHIILSDYSTTGDGLVAALQVLAVVQRRERPVSEVCHRFDPLPQILRNVRYKSGRPLENDGVLKAIAAAELKLNSHGRLLIRPSGTEPVIRVMGEGDDRDLVEAVVSDIVEAVGLAAA, from the coding sequence ATGGCACGCACATTATTCGGCACCGACGGGATTCGCGGCCGGGCCAACGGCATCATCACCGCGGAACTCGCGCTGCGGGTCGGCATGGCGGCCGGTCTGGTGTTTCAGCGCGGCGATCATCGCCACCGCGTCGTCATCGGCAAGGACACCCGCCTGTCCGGTTACATGATCGAGAATGCGCTGGTCGCCGGCTTCACCGCCGTCGGCATGGATGTGCTGCTGCTCGGCCCGATGCCGACGCCGGCGGTGGCCATGCTCACCCATTCCATGCGCGCCGATCTCGGCGTCATGATCTCCGCCTCGCACAACCCCTATGATGATAACGGCATCAAGCTGTTCGGCCCGGACGGCTACAAGCTCTCCGACGAGCTGGAAACCCGGATCGAGGCGCTGATCAGCGGCGATATGGGCGGCATGCTGGCCCAACCCGCCAATATGGGCCGCGCCAAGCGCATCGAGAGCGTGCATGCACGCTATATCGAATTCGCCAAGCGCACTTTGCCGCGCAACCAGTCCTTTGACGGGCTGCGGGTCGTGGTCGACTGCGCCAATGGCGCGGCCTATCGCGTGGCCCCGGAGGCGCTGTGGGAACTCGGCTGCGAGGTCATCACCATTGGCGACGAGCCCGATGGTTTCAACATTAACCGCGATGTCGGCTCGACCGCGCCCGAGGCGCTGGCGGCCAAGGTGCGGGAAGTGCGCGCCGATATCGGCATCGCCCTTGATGGCGACGCCGACCGCGTGCTGATCGTCGATGAAAAGGGCCGGCTGGTTGACGGCGACCAGCTGATGGCCGTGGTGGCCGAGAGCTTCCAGGAGGATGGCCGGCTGTCGCGCGACGGTATCGTCGCCACCGTCATGTCCAATCTCGGCCTGGAGCGTCATCTCGCCGATCGCGGTCTCTCCCTCGCCCGCACCCCCGTGGGCGACCGTCATGTGCTGGAGCACATGCGCAGCCATGGCTTTAATGTCGGCGGCGAACAATCCGGCCACATTATCCTGTCGGATTATTCGACCACGGGCGATGGGCTGGTGGCCGCGCTACAGGTGCTCGCCGTGGTGCAGCGTCGTGAACGTCCGGTGTCGGAAGTGTGCCACCGCTTCGACCCGCTGCCGCAGATCCTGCGCAATGTGCGCTACAAGAGCGGGCGACCGCTGGAGAATGACGGCGTGCTGAAGGCGATCGCCGCCGCCGAGCTGAAGCTCAACAGCCATGGGCGGCTGCTGATCCGTCCCTCCGGCACCGAACCGGTGATCCGTGTGATGGGCGAGGGCGATGATCGCGATCTCGTCGAGGCGGTGGTGAGCGACATCGTGGAAGCGGTGGGGCTGGCGGCAGCCTGA
- the choW gene encoding choline ABC transporter permease subunit, producing MYDWLTEHKIPLGIWLRDFVDLLTTHGQGFFDFVSLVLGALIGGFTAALLWVPPLLLIALFGLAAWLVHRSIGLVVFIVGSLLLVTNLGYWSATMETLSLVICATLVCVVVGVPIGIAAAHRPWLYTAIRPVLDLMQTIPTFVYLIPTLVLFGLGAVPGLISTVIFSIPAPIRLTHLGISSVPPALYEAGKAFGATKTQLLFKVELPYALPTIMAGITQCIMLSLSMVVIAALVGADGLGKPVVRALNSVNIAMGFEAGLAIVVLAIVLDRVCKRPERRARKG from the coding sequence ATGTATGACTGGCTGACCGAGCACAAGATCCCGCTGGGAATCTGGCTCCGCGACTTCGTCGACCTGCTCACCACGCATGGTCAGGGCTTCTTCGACTTCGTGTCGCTGGTGCTGGGCGCGCTGATCGGCGGCTTCACCGCGGCGCTGCTCTGGGTGCCGCCGCTGCTCCTCATCGCCCTGTTCGGCCTCGCCGCCTGGCTCGTGCACCGCTCCATTGGATTGGTGGTGTTCATCGTCGGCTCGCTGCTGCTGGTGACCAATCTCGGCTACTGGTCGGCGACGATGGAAACGCTCTCGCTGGTCATCTGCGCCACACTGGTCTGCGTCGTCGTCGGCGTACCCATCGGCATCGCCGCCGCGCACCGGCCCTGGCTCTACACCGCCATCCGCCCGGTACTGGACCTGATGCAGACCATCCCAACCTTCGTCTATCTCATTCCGACGCTTGTGCTTTTCGGGCTGGGGGCGGTGCCGGGGCTGATCTCCACCGTCATCTTCTCCATCCCCGCCCCCATCCGCCTCACCCATCTCGGCATTTCCTCGGTGCCGCCCGCGCTCTATGAGGCCGGCAAGGCGTTCGGCGCCACTAAGACCCAGCTCTTGTTCAAGGTGGAACTGCCCTATGCGCTGCCGACCATCATGGCCGGCATCACCCAGTGCATCATGCTGAGCCTGTCCATGGTGGTCATCGCCGCCCTCGTCGGCGCCGACGGTCTGGGCAAACCAGTGGTGCGGGCGCTGAATTCCGTCAACATCGCCATGGGCTTCGAGGCCGGCCTCGCCATCGTCGTCCTCGCCATCGTGCTGGACCGTGTGTGCAAGCGGCCCGAGCGCCGCGCGCGAAAGGGCTGA
- the ybgF gene encoding tol-pal system protein YbgF: MAMMTVRSFRPAALFLVAALAATSLPHEAAQAQQDNNFFGNLFKPPGQVRGGNQPAEAVEEADSLVTRIDRLENQLRQMTGQIEQLQFRNQQLEQQMRALQGGTGPAVGAAPATDPSRRADVFDPSSQAGAPGAPRPLGTTAPSGPSGAPMDLGTLSGATAGAPAAGGTPRELFDAGFGALQRQDYAGAGQTFEQFVRLYPTDRATPDAYYWLGESQYLRKSYKEAAQNFLKVSTDFPNAVKAPDALLRLGQSLAAIGEKDAACATLNAVGNKYPRASATVKQGVEREQKRAGC, encoded by the coding sequence ATGGCCATGATGACCGTCCGCTCGTTCCGTCCCGCCGCCCTTTTTCTCGTTGCTGCACTCGCCGCTACGTCGTTGCCCCATGAGGCGGCGCAGGCGCAGCAGGACAACAATTTCTTTGGCAATCTCTTCAAGCCGCCGGGGCAGGTGCGTGGAGGCAACCAGCCCGCCGAGGCGGTGGAGGAGGCCGACAGCCTCGTCACCCGGATCGACCGGCTGGAGAATCAGCTGCGGCAGATGACCGGCCAGATCGAGCAGCTGCAGTTCCGCAACCAGCAGCTTGAGCAGCAAATGCGGGCGTTGCAGGGCGGCACGGGCCCTGCCGTCGGGGCGGCGCCGGCCACCGACCCGTCCCGTCGCGCCGATGTGTTCGACCCGTCGTCGCAGGCGGGCGCGCCGGGTGCGCCGCGTCCCCTCGGCACGACCGCACCTTCCGGACCTTCGGGCGCGCCCATGGACCTCGGCACGCTGTCCGGCGCCACTGCGGGAGCGCCGGCCGCAGGCGGCACGCCGCGCGAGCTGTTCGATGCCGGCTTCGGTGCGCTTCAACGCCAGGATTATGCGGGGGCGGGCCAGACCTTCGAGCAGTTCGTCCGTCTCTACCCGACGGACCGCGCCACGCCTGACGCGTATTACTGGCTGGGCGAAAGCCAGTATCTGCGCAAATCCTACAAGGAAGCGGCGCAGAATTTCCTCAAGGTCTCGACCGACTTCCCGAATGCGGTGAAGGCGCCGGACGCGCTGCTGCGTCTCGGCCAGTCGCTCGCCGCCATCGGCGAGAAAGATGCCGCCTGCGCCACGCTGAATGCCGTCGGCAATAAATATCCCCGCGCCTCGGCGACGGTGAAGCAGGGGGTGGAGCGTGAGCAGAAGCGCGCCGGCTGCTGA
- the tilS gene encoding tRNA lysidine(34) synthetase TilS, which yields MSRSAPAADAAPADLALGPNAAELATLFAAFAAHNHVLLAVSGGPDSTALMLLAKRWQVECRPSTQLHVATVDHGLRAESRSEADAVAALAAQLGLPHSVLDLAAPLPVTRLQEAARHARYEALTAHTHAIGATALATAHTLDDQAETVLFRLLRGSGVSGLAGIPAVRPLGRLTLLRPLLGWPKADLVALCRAAGVVFAEDPSNLNPRFARVRLRALMPSLAAEGGDAATLGRHAHRMARADAALEAATDAAAAALGAVPGEEGGFVFPRLGLGALPEEIALRLVGRAIGTVGTGPVELGKLEALMGWIAGLGSRQTGARTLAGAVVRVSRQSVVVARAPERRPLGSRK from the coding sequence GTGAGCAGAAGCGCGCCGGCTGCTGACGCTGCGCCCGCCGATCTCGCGCTCGGCCCGAATGCGGCCGAACTCGCCACGCTCTTTGCCGCCTTCGCCGCCCACAACCATGTGCTGCTCGCCGTTTCCGGCGGGCCGGATTCGACTGCGCTGATGCTGCTGGCCAAACGGTGGCAGGTCGAGTGCCGGCCGTCGACACAGCTTCACGTCGCCACCGTCGATCACGGGCTGAGAGCCGAGTCGCGCTCCGAGGCCGACGCGGTGGCCGCGTTGGCGGCGCAGCTGGGTCTCCCGCACAGCGTGCTCGACCTCGCCGCGCCGCTCCCCGTGACGCGGTTGCAAGAGGCGGCGCGCCATGCGCGTTACGAAGCCTTGACCGCGCACACCCACGCCATTGGCGCCACCGCCCTGGCGACCGCCCATACGCTGGACGATCAAGCCGAAACCGTCCTGTTCCGGTTGCTGCGCGGCTCCGGTGTCAGCGGGCTCGCCGGCATTCCGGCCGTGCGACCGCTGGGCAGGCTCACTCTGCTGCGCCCGCTGCTCGGCTGGCCGAAGGCGGATCTGGTCGCGCTTTGCCGGGCGGCGGGCGTCGTCTTCGCCGAGGACCCCTCCAACCTCAACCCGCGCTTTGCCCGTGTGCGGCTGCGGGCGCTGATGCCCTCGCTGGCGGCGGAAGGGGGCGATGCCGCGACGCTGGGGCGTCATGCCCACCGCATGGCCCGCGCCGATGCCGCGCTGGAGGCGGCGACGGATGCTGCCGCCGCCGCTCTCGGAGCCGTGCCGGGGGAGGAGGGCGGGTTCGTCTTTCCCCGCCTTGGCCTTGGAGCCTTGCCCGAGGAGATCGCCCTGCGACTTGTCGGCCGGGCGATCGGGACCGTCGGAACAGGGCCGGTGGAACTCGGCAAGCTGGAGGCACTGATGGGCTGGATCGCCGGCCTTGGGAGCCGGCAGACGGGCGCGCGCACCCTGGCCGGCGCGGTGGTGAGGGTGAGCCGGCAGAGTGTCGTCGTGGCGCGGGCGCCGGAGCGTCGGCCGCTCGGTTCCCGCAAGTGA
- the pal gene encoding peptidoglycan-associated lipoprotein Pal: MIRMLRHLGGARVAFIVGFAMLAAACAKNPMDGAGQALGSAPPGSPQEFIVSVGDRVFFESDQTSLTPQAQATLDKQAQWLNHYAKYTFTIEGHADERGTREYNIALGARRAQSVRDYLVQRGVAANRMRTISYGKERPVAVCNDISCWSQNRRAVTVLNAAGS; the protein is encoded by the coding sequence ATGATCCGTATGTTGCGCCATCTGGGCGGCGCGCGCGTCGCCTTCATCGTCGGTTTCGCGATGCTCGCGGCCGCCTGTGCCAAGAACCCGATGGACGGCGCCGGTCAGGCGCTCGGCTCGGCCCCTCCCGGCAGCCCGCAGGAGTTCATCGTCTCCGTCGGCGACCGCGTGTTCTTCGAGAGCGACCAGACCAGCCTCACCCCGCAGGCGCAGGCCACGCTCGACAAGCAGGCGCAGTGGCTGAACCACTATGCCAAGTACACCTTTACCATCGAAGGCCATGCCGACGAGCGCGGCACGCGCGAATACAACATCGCCCTCGGTGCCCGCCGCGCCCAGAGCGTGCGCGACTACCTCGTGCAGCGCGGCGTCGCGGCGAACCGCATGCGGACCATCTCCTACGGCAAGGAGCGCCCGGTCGCGGTGTGCAACGACATCTCCTGCTGGTCGCAGAACCGCCGCGCGGTCACGGTGCTGAACGCCGCCGGCAGCTGA
- the ftsH gene encoding ATP-dependent zinc metalloprotease FtsH — MNANIRNFALWVIIVLLLLALFSLFQNPAQRQATNDVSFSQLLNDVDQGRVRDVVIQGPEITGTFTDGRTFQTYAPNDPSLVQRLYGKGVSITAKPLTDNVPWFVSLLISWLPFIALIGVWIFLSRQMQGGAGGKAMGFGKSRAKLLTEAHGRVTFEDVAGIDEAKSDLTEIVDFLRDPQKFQRLGGRIPRGVLLVGPPGTGKTLLARAIAGEANVPFFTISGSDFVEMFVGVGASRVRDMFEQAKKNAPCIIFIDEIDAVGRHRGAGLGGGNDEREQTLNQLLVEMDGFEANEGIILIAATNRPDVLDPALLRPGRFDRQVVVPNPDVVGREQILKVHARKVPVAPDVNLKVIARGTPGFSGADLANLCNEAALMAARRNKRMVTMSDFEDAKDKVMMGAERRSLVMTEDEKLLTAYHEGGHAIVALKVPATDPVHKATIIPRGRALGMVMQLPERDKLSMSYEQMTSRLAIMMGGRVAEELIFGHDKVTSGAASDIEQATRLARMMVTRWGFSEKLGQVAYGENNDEVFLGMSMQRQQNVSEATAQTIDSEVRRLVDEGYAEAKRILTESKDQLETLARGLLEYETLSGDEIIGLLDGTAPVRDTTIEPANTRGSVVPSAGKNRPPRPDAGMEPQPQA, encoded by the coding sequence ATGAACGCCAATATCAGGAATTTCGCCCTCTGGGTGATCATCGTTCTTCTTCTTCTGGCGTTGTTTTCGCTGTTCCAGAATCCGGCGCAGCGTCAGGCGACGAACGATGTCAGCTTCTCGCAGCTGCTCAACGATGTGGATCAGGGCCGCGTGCGCGACGTGGTGATTCAGGGGCCGGAGATCACCGGCACCTTCACCGATGGGCGCACCTTCCAAACCTACGCCCCCAATGACCCGTCGCTGGTGCAGCGTCTCTACGGCAAGGGCGTGTCGATCACCGCCAAGCCGCTGACCGACAATGTGCCGTGGTTCGTCAGCCTGCTGATCTCCTGGCTGCCCTTCATCGCGCTGATCGGTGTGTGGATTTTCCTGTCGCGGCAGATGCAGGGCGGTGCGGGCGGCAAGGCGATGGGTTTCGGCAAGAGTCGCGCCAAGCTGCTCACCGAAGCGCATGGCCGCGTCACCTTCGAGGATGTCGCCGGCATCGACGAAGCCAAGAGCGATCTCACCGAGATCGTCGACTTCCTGCGCGACCCGCAGAAGTTCCAGCGCCTCGGCGGCCGCATTCCGCGCGGCGTGCTGCTGGTCGGCCCCCCGGGTACCGGCAAGACGCTGCTCGCCCGCGCCATCGCCGGCGAAGCCAATGTACCGTTCTTCACCATTTCCGGCTCCGACTTCGTTGAGATGTTCGTCGGCGTCGGCGCCAGCCGCGTGCGCGACATGTTCGAACAGGCGAAGAAGAACGCGCCCTGCATCATCTTCATCGACGAAATCGACGCGGTCGGCCGTCATCGCGGCGCCGGGCTTGGCGGCGGCAATGACGAGCGCGAGCAGACGCTGAACCAGCTGCTGGTCGAGATGGACGGGTTCGAGGCCAATGAGGGCATCATCCTCATCGCCGCCACCAACCGCCCCGACGTGCTGGACCCCGCCCTGCTGCGTCCCGGCCGCTTCGACCGCCAGGTCGTGGTGCCCAACCCGGACGTGGTCGGCCGCGAGCAGATCCTGAAGGTGCATGCCCGCAAGGTGCCGGTGGCGCCGGATGTGAACCTCAAGGTGATCGCCCGCGGCACCCCCGGCTTCTCCGGCGCGGACCTCGCCAATCTCTGCAACGAAGCCGCCCTCATGGCCGCGCGCCGCAACAAGCGCATGGTGACGATGAGCGATTTCGAGGATGCCAAGGACAAGGTGATGATGGGCGCCGAACGCCGCTCGCTCGTCATGACCGAGGACGAGAAGCTGCTTACCGCCTATCACGAGGGTGGCCACGCCATCGTCGCGCTGAAGGTTCCCGCGACCGATCCCGTGCACAAGGCGACGATCATCCCGCGCGGCCGCGCGCTCGGCATGGTCATGCAGCTGCCGGAGCGCGACAAGCTCTCCATGTCCTACGAGCAGATGACTTCGCGTCTCGCCATCATGATGGGCGGCCGCGTCGCCGAGGAGCTGATCTTCGGCCACGACAAGGTGACGTCCGGCGCTGCCTCCGACATCGAGCAGGCTACCCGCCTCGCCCGCATGATGGTGACCCGCTGGGGCTTCTCCGAGAAGCTCGGTCAGGTCGCCTATGGCGAAAACAATGACGAGGTGTTCCTCGGCATGTCGATGCAGCGCCAGCAGAACGTCTCGGAAGCGACGGCGCAGACCATCGACAGCGAAGTGCGCCGGCTGGTGGATGAGGGCTATGCCGAAGCCAAGCGCATCCTGACCGAGAGCAAGGACCAGCTGGAGACGCTGGCGCGCGGTCTGCTGGAATATGAGACGCTGTCCGGCGATGAGATCATCGGACTGCTCGACGGCACTGCGCCGGTGCGTGACACCACCATCGAGCCCGCCAATACGCGCGGTTCCGTGGTGCCGAGCGCCGGCAAGAACCGTCCGCCGCGCCCGGATGCCGGCATGGAGCCGCAGCCGCAGGCGTGA
- a CDS encoding choline ABC transporter substrate-binding protein: MRMLNFMAAATLGLALGLAPQPRDAAQAAEAAACKTVRFADVGWTDITATTALASSILEALGYTPKTQVLSVPVTYKSMQTKDIDVFLGNWMPTMEADLKPYREDKTVEVIGVNLEGAKYTLAVPTYLYDEGLKSFTDIAKFKDKLGGKIYGIEPGNDGNRLILDMIKDDKYGLKGFDLVESSEQGMLAQVERASRRKEAIVFLGWEPHPMNAKYKMSYLSGGDDVFGPNYGGATIYTNTRAGYTSECPNVGTLIKNLKFSLDTENVVMGYILLDGMEPAKAADKWLKANPTVWEPWLAGVTTIDGKPAIPAVKAALKL, translated from the coding sequence ATGCGCATGCTCAATTTCATGGCCGCCGCCACCCTCGGATTGGCGCTCGGCCTCGCTCCCCAGCCCCGCGACGCCGCCCAGGCCGCGGAGGCCGCAGCCTGCAAGACGGTCCGCTTCGCCGATGTCGGCTGGACCGACATCACCGCCACCACTGCGCTCGCCTCCTCCATCCTGGAAGCGCTCGGCTACACCCCGAAGACGCAGGTTCTCTCGGTGCCGGTGACGTATAAGTCCATGCAGACCAAGGATATCGACGTCTTCCTCGGCAACTGGATGCCGACCATGGAAGCCGATCTGAAGCCCTATCGCGAGGACAAGACGGTCGAGGTGATCGGCGTCAATCTCGAAGGCGCCAAGTACACGCTGGCGGTGCCGACCTATCTCTACGACGAAGGGCTGAAGTCGTTCACCGACATCGCCAAGTTCAAGGACAAGCTCGGCGGCAAGATCTACGGCATCGAGCCGGGCAATGACGGAAACCGCCTGATCCTCGACATGATCAAGGACGACAAATACGGTCTGAAGGGCTTCGATCTCGTCGAATCCAGCGAGCAGGGCATGCTTGCCCAGGTGGAGCGGGCCTCCCGCCGCAAGGAAGCCATCGTCTTCCTCGGCTGGGAACCGCACCCGATGAATGCCAAGTACAAGATGAGCTATCTCTCGGGCGGTGACGACGTGTTCGGCCCGAATTATGGCGGCGCCACCATCTATACCAACACTCGCGCCGGCTATACCAGCGAATGCCCGAATGTCGGCACGCTCATCAAGAACCTGAAATTCTCGCTCGACACCGAAAACGTCGTCATGGGCTACATCCTGCTCGACGGGATGGAGCCCGCCAAGGCGGCGGACAAGTGGCTGAAGGCCAATCCCACGGTGTGGGAGCCCTGGCTGGCCGGCGTCACTACCATCGACGGCAAGCCCGCCATCCCGGCGGTGAAGGCCGCGCTGAAGCTCTGA
- the choV gene encoding choline ABC transporter ATP-binding protein: MAAVEFRNIDIVFGADQKSALRLIDEGRSRDEILAATGAVLGAAGVSLAIERGEICVLMGLSGSGKSTILRAINRLNEVARGEVLVEHKGAAIDVARCDENTLRDIRMHTVSMVFQQFGLLPWRTVRDNVGFGLELRGDMSAAERNRIVDEKLAMVGLTNWAGKYTNELSGGMQQRVGLARAFATDADILLMDEPFSALDPLIRDKLQDELLDLQRRIQKTIVFVSHDLDEALKLGNKIAIMEGGRIVQAGTAEDILLRPANAYVAEFVKHMNPLNVLRGTAVMRPAASLARDGDAVVLDRDGHVKVKVDADGRPVALDLDGRTGVLATADGEAGLIDDKLAHDADCIVAPVDLKLKAAIELKRHTDLPILLVDSLGRLAGLCDDDEIYRGLLRRLDG; encoded by the coding sequence ATGGCCGCCGTCGAATTCCGCAACATCGACATCGTCTTCGGCGCCGACCAGAAGAGCGCCCTGAGGCTGATCGACGAGGGTCGCTCGCGCGATGAGATCCTCGCCGCCACCGGCGCCGTGCTCGGCGCGGCCGGTGTCAGCCTTGCCATCGAGCGCGGCGAGATCTGCGTGCTCATGGGCCTGTCCGGCTCCGGCAAATCCACCATCCTGCGCGCCATCAACCGGCTGAACGAGGTGGCGCGCGGCGAGGTGCTCGTCGAGCACAAGGGCGCCGCCATCGATGTCGCACGCTGCGACGAGAACACGCTGCGCGACATCCGCATGCACACCGTCTCCATGGTGTTCCAGCAATTCGGCCTGCTGCCCTGGCGCACGGTGCGCGACAATGTCGGCTTCGGGCTGGAACTGCGCGGCGACATGAGCGCGGCCGAACGCAACCGCATCGTCGACGAAAAGCTCGCCATGGTCGGCCTCACCAACTGGGCCGGGAAGTACACCAACGAACTCTCCGGCGGCATGCAGCAGCGCGTCGGCCTCGCCCGCGCCTTCGCCACCGATGCCGATATCCTGCTGATGGACGAGCCGTTCTCCGCGCTCGACCCGCTGATCCGCGACAAGCTGCAGGATGAGCTGCTGGACCTTCAGCGCCGCATCCAGAAGACCATTGTCTTCGTCAGCCACGACCTCGACGAGGCGCTCAAACTCGGCAACAAGATCGCCATCATGGAGGGCGGGCGCATCGTGCAGGCCGGCACGGCCGAGGATATCCTGCTGCGCCCGGCCAATGCCTATGTCGCTGAATTCGTGAAGCACATGAACCCGCTCAACGTGCTGCGCGGCACGGCGGTGATGCGCCCGGCCGCGAGCCTCGCCCGCGACGGCGACGCCGTGGTGCTCGACCGCGACGGCCATGTGAAGGTCAAGGTCGATGCCGACGGGCGGCCGGTGGCGCTCGATCTCGATGGCCGCACCGGCGTGCTCGCGACCGCCGATGGCGAGGCCGGCCTGATCGACGACAAGCTGGCGCATGACGCCGACTGCATCGTCGCGCCGGTCGATCTCAAGCTGAAAGCCGCCATCGAACTGAAGCGCCACACCGACCTGCCGATCCTGCTGGTGGACAGCCTTGGCCGCCTCGCCGGCCTGTGCGACGACGACGAAATCTATCGCGGCCTGCTGCGACGTCTCGACGGCTGA